One region of Epilithonimonas zeae genomic DNA includes:
- the tilS gene encoding tRNA lysidine(34) synthetase TilS gives MLNQPQQKTYLLAVSGGVDSMVLADLFQVSGFNFQIAHINYHLRNEDSKLDQKLVSNFCDQHQIPFHLYDVSEVDKKPENSIQNWARELRYRFFREIQKKENLDFLVTAHHLNDQLETFIINLSKASGIRGLSGIPKNENGIIRPLLDFSKEEIYDFAKQNQIEFREDQSNQKTDYLRNKIRHNIVTELEKVNPDFLTNFSKSINYINQAKDFIDESVNEKIEVLKINSSKNQIIIDKQKFSEESELIRYEILKRFGFNDENEMQKVLTAQTGSSFFNSEFHLIINRNELIFSDKLEVRSEDLEEVLLEIVDDEIVIPQNIKSEIQEFGTCFWKIDKNKIQIPLKLRKKQEGDLFFPIGMIGKKKISKFFKDEKLSILAKQKIWLLCDTNDQILGVLPLRQDGRFSSENSDSLEVKI, from the coding sequence ATGCTCAACCAACCACAACAAAAAACATACCTTTTGGCTGTAAGTGGAGGAGTGGACTCTATGGTTTTGGCTGATTTATTTCAGGTTTCAGGATTTAATTTTCAAATTGCACACATCAATTATCATCTTCGTAATGAGGATTCTAAGCTCGATCAAAAGCTGGTTTCCAACTTTTGTGACCAACATCAGATTCCTTTTCATTTGTATGACGTTTCGGAGGTTGATAAGAAACCGGAAAATTCAATTCAAAATTGGGCGAGAGAATTGCGTTATCGTTTTTTTAGGGAAATTCAGAAGAAAGAAAATCTTGATTTTTTAGTCACGGCACACCATCTGAATGACCAATTGGAAACTTTTATCATTAATCTTTCTAAAGCTTCAGGAATCCGAGGTTTGAGTGGAATTCCGAAAAATGAAAATGGAATTATTCGTCCGCTTCTTGATTTTTCTAAGGAAGAGATTTACGATTTTGCAAAACAGAATCAGATTGAATTCCGGGAAGATCAATCCAACCAGAAAACAGATTATTTAAGGAATAAAATCCGGCACAATATCGTTACTGAATTGGAAAAAGTAAATCCGGATTTTCTGACCAATTTTTCAAAAAGTATCAATTATATTAATCAGGCTAAAGATTTTATTGATGAATCCGTGAATGAGAAAATTGAAGTTCTCAAAATAAATTCCAGCAAAAATCAAATCATAATCGATAAACAAAAATTCTCAGAAGAATCTGAATTGATTCGATATGAGATTTTGAAAAGATTTGGTTTCAATGATGAAAACGAAATGCAGAAAGTTCTCACTGCGCAAACCGGAAGTTCATTTTTCAATTCTGAATTTCACTTAATCATTAATAGAAACGAATTGATTTTTAGTGATAAGCTAGAAGTCAGAAGTGAGGATTTAGAAGAAGTTTTGCTTGAAATTGTTGATGATGAAATCGTAATTCCTCAAAATATTAAAAGTGAGATTCAGGAATTCGGTACTTGTTTTTGGAAAATTGATAAAAATAAGATTCAAATACCTTTGAAATTGAGAAAAAAACAGGAAGGTGATTTGTTTTTTCCTATTGGAATGATTGGTAAAAAGAAAATTTCGAAGTTTTTTAAGGATGAAAAATTGTCTATTTTAGCGAAGCAAAAAATCTGGCTTCTTTGTGATACGAATGACCAAATTTTAGGTGTATTGCCTTTACGTCAGGACGGGAGATTCAGTTCTGAAAATTCGGATTCTCTGGAAGTAAAAATTTAA
- the kdsA gene encoding 3-deoxy-8-phosphooctulonate synthase, with amino-acid sequence MIQYLDKIHHKDSKNFFLIAGPCAIEDETMALQIAEHIVKLSDKYNIPYIFKGSFRKANRSRVDSFTGIGDEKALKILKKVGETFNIPTTTDIHENGHAALAAEYVDVLQIPAFLVRQTDLLIAAAETGKAVTLKKGQFLSPEAMKFAVQKVKDSGNDKTAIIERGNTFGYSDLVVDFRGIPTMREYSPVILDVTHSLQQPNQNSGVTGGRPELIETIAKAGIAVGADGLFIETHPEPSVAKSDGANMLKLDLLDDLLGKLTRIREAIL; translated from the coding sequence ATGATACAATATTTAGATAAGATTCATCACAAAGATTCCAAGAACTTTTTCTTGATTGCAGGACCTTGCGCAATCGAAGATGAAACAATGGCTTTGCAGATTGCAGAACATATCGTGAAGCTTTCCGACAAATACAATATTCCTTATATTTTCAAAGGATCTTTCAGAAAGGCAAATAGAAGCCGTGTAGATTCTTTCACAGGAATCGGTGACGAGAAAGCTTTGAAGATTCTTAAAAAAGTGGGAGAGACCTTCAATATTCCTACGACAACAGATATTCACGAGAATGGGCACGCCGCTTTGGCTGCAGAATATGTGGATGTTTTGCAAATTCCGGCTTTCTTAGTTAGACAAACCGATTTGTTGATTGCAGCAGCAGAAACTGGAAAAGCAGTGACGCTTAAAAAAGGACAGTTTCTTTCACCAGAAGCAATGAAATTTGCTGTTCAGAAAGTGAAAGATTCCGGAAATGATAAAACGGCAATTATCGAAAGAGGAAATACGTTTGGTTACAGTGATTTGGTTGTAGATTTCCGTGGAATACCGACAATGAGGGAATATTCTCCGGTGATTTTGGATGTAACGCACTCTCTTCAACAACCGAATCAAAATTCTGGCGTGACGGGCGGAAGACCAGAGTTGATTGAAACGATTGCCAAAGCTGGAATTGCAGTTGGAGCTGACGGATTATTTATCGAAACCCATCCCGAACCTTCTGTAGCGAAATCTGATGGTGCGAATATGTTGAAATTAGATTTGCTTGATGACTTGCTTGGGAAACTGACAAGAATCAGAGAAGCGATATTATAA
- a CDS encoding acetyltransferase, which translates to MIKKICIIGAGGFGREIYYSYSNFFSILEIQKNEIFFMDDNLDKLIKNQTKFPIMSFDEFNSQEYHVIIGVGNPLTRKSIVERLPTDTSYLTLIHENALIMDDENIIGEGGIVTAGSIITTNVMIGKHSQINLNTTIGHDCIIGDYFTTAPGVNISGDCKFGNNVYFGTNATVKNGVEICDNVTIGMGAVVTKNIHQEGVYIGNPLRKLEKII; encoded by the coding sequence ATGATAAAAAAAATTTGCATTATTGGTGCAGGAGGTTTCGGTAGAGAAATTTATTATAGCTACAGTAATTTTTTTTCCATTTTAGAAATTCAAAAAAATGAGATTTTCTTTATGGATGATAATTTGGATAAATTGATTAAAAATCAAACTAAATTTCCAATAATGTCATTTGATGAATTTAATTCTCAAGAATATCACGTAATAATAGGGGTTGGTAATCCGTTAACAAGAAAAAGTATTGTTGAAAGGCTGCCTACAGATACTTCTTATTTAACATTGATTCATGAAAATGCGTTGATAATGGATGATGAGAATATCATCGGTGAGGGAGGTATTGTAACTGCAGGATCAATTATTACAACTAATGTTATGATAGGAAAACATAGTCAAATTAATCTCAATACAACTATAGGTCACGACTGTATTATAGGGGATTATTTTACTACAGCACCTGGTGTTAATATAAGTGGAGATTGTAAATTTGGAAATAACGTTTACTTTGGGACCAATGCTACTGTAAAAAATGGTGTTGAAATTTGTGATAATGTAACAATTGGAATGGGTGCCGTTGTAACAAAAAATATTCATCAAGAAGGGGTTTATATAGGTAATCCTTTAAGGAAATTAGAAAAAATAATTTAA
- a CDS encoding DUF1697 domain-containing protein, whose protein sequence is MNNFFAFLRGVNVKGTNMKMADVCKVFTDAGVQNVSSVLASGNILFQSDKDSVELKKILEKAMSDHFNYEAFLFIKNEKEVIEILKNDPFPTIENFHNYVFLGSEKVEETLLEEFEKSSKAEGEKAKIVNNIFYWQVPKGQTLDSNFGKILGKKSLKDKMTSRNVNTFEKIINKLNK, encoded by the coding sequence ATGAACAACTTTTTTGCTTTCCTCCGTGGCGTGAATGTTAAAGGAACCAATATGAAAATGGCAGATGTCTGCAAAGTCTTTACTGATGCAGGTGTCCAAAACGTATCTTCGGTTTTGGCGAGTGGGAATATTCTGTTTCAATCCGATAAAGATTCTGTGGAATTAAAGAAGATTTTGGAAAAAGCAATGTCAGATCATTTCAATTACGAAGCTTTTCTTTTCATCAAAAATGAAAAAGAAGTTATTGAAATTTTAAAAAATGACCCATTTCCAACAATCGAGAATTTTCATAATTACGTTTTCCTCGGTTCAGAAAAAGTAGAAGAAACATTGTTGGAAGAATTTGAGAAATCAAGCAAAGCAGAAGGAGAGAAAGCTAAAATCGTCAACAATATATTCTATTGGCAAGTTCCGAAAGGACAGACTTTAGATTCTAATTTCGGGAAAATTCTTGGCAAGAAAAGTCTGAAAGATAAAATGACGAGCAGGAATGTGAATACGTTCGAAAAGATTATTAATAAACTTAATAAATAG
- a CDS encoding protein-disulfide reductase DsbD family protein, whose product MKDFKLVLSTLFLLIITIFNAQIKNPIKFKFDVVSVGKDEYEAVLTGTIEDKWHIYSQDLPPDSGIPTEFKITSKQGIQLLGKVQEIGKKHDEFSEAFGAQIVYYSNKVVFKQKFKPKDATKPATITAEIMYQTCNDRVCLAPNTLEFEKQIEGSKTAVAPEGTLEKTKDTVYEVAPAGQVGTILKPTNIETPAVAKQEGLKVNSLDFKNPLTNCGAAQQKPNDDNWLVLGLGFLGGLIALLTPCVFPMIPLTVSFFTKGNKDKAKGKRDAFIYGFFILLIFVLLSIPFHIIDGISGNIFNQISTNIWLNLFFFAIFLFFALSFFGYYEITLPSSIANKSSKAEEAGGLIGIFFMALTLVIVSFSCTGPILGSLLGGVVAGATNVPTLLTFALAGFGLAWALVFGLLALFPQALQSLPKSGGWMNTVKVVLGFIELALALKFLSKADLVSKTFLLKRELFIVLWIIIAIGLVVYLFGKIRFPHDDKKPKISLGRRILGVFGIVFVAYLIQGLIPSEKPKLQLLSGILPPLNVSYFHEEKDGILGLKPYHNYFEAIEVAKKENKPVLIDFTGYGCENCRKMEEFVWSQDDILPILQNDVIIASVYVDDKEELPENEQIKIDMGEGQMKKVKTIGDKWSLFQQVNFNNNSQPHYVLVTPDQKVINSPVSGYMPKEDFKKFLKCGIDYFKNK is encoded by the coding sequence ATGAAAGATTTCAAACTGGTGTTGTCAACACTTTTTCTATTAATAATAACTATTTTCAATGCACAGATAAAAAACCCGATTAAGTTCAAATTCGATGTTGTATCTGTTGGGAAAGACGAATATGAAGCAGTTTTAACTGGAACTATTGAAGATAAATGGCATATTTATTCGCAAGATTTGCCACCAGATTCCGGAATCCCAACTGAATTTAAAATTACTTCAAAACAGGGAATTCAATTGCTTGGAAAAGTTCAGGAAATAGGAAAAAAACACGATGAGTTTTCGGAAGCTTTTGGTGCTCAGATTGTTTATTATTCAAACAAAGTCGTTTTCAAGCAAAAATTCAAACCAAAAGATGCGACAAAACCAGCAACAATTACAGCTGAAATAATGTATCAGACTTGTAATGACCGCGTTTGTCTGGCACCAAATACTTTAGAATTTGAAAAACAAATTGAAGGAAGTAAAACGGCTGTTGCTCCTGAAGGAACTTTAGAAAAAACAAAAGATACAGTTTACGAAGTCGCTCCGGCAGGACAAGTAGGAACAATTCTAAAACCTACAAATATTGAAACGCCTGCTGTTGCCAAACAAGAAGGTTTGAAAGTTAATTCTCTGGACTTCAAAAATCCTTTGACGAATTGCGGAGCTGCTCAGCAAAAACCAAATGATGACAATTGGTTGGTTCTCGGTTTAGGATTCTTAGGCGGACTAATTGCGTTGTTGACACCTTGCGTTTTCCCAATGATTCCGTTGACGGTTTCGTTCTTTACAAAAGGGAACAAAGACAAAGCAAAAGGAAAAAGAGATGCGTTTATTTACGGTTTCTTTATTTTGCTGATTTTCGTTTTATTGAGTATTCCATTTCATATTATTGATGGAATTTCGGGTAATATTTTCAATCAGATTTCAACTAATATCTGGCTGAATTTATTTTTCTTCGCCATATTTTTATTCTTTGCATTGAGCTTTTTCGGATATTACGAAATTACATTGCCAAGTTCTATCGCTAACAAATCTTCCAAAGCGGAAGAAGCGGGCGGGTTGATTGGGATTTTCTTTATGGCTTTGACTTTAGTGATTGTTTCGTTCTCTTGTACAGGTCCAATTTTAGGAAGTTTATTAGGTGGTGTTGTTGCTGGAGCGACTAATGTTCCGACATTATTAACGTTTGCTTTGGCTGGTTTTGGATTGGCTTGGGCATTGGTTTTCGGATTGTTAGCGTTATTTCCTCAAGCGTTGCAAAGTTTACCAAAATCCGGCGGCTGGATGAACACTGTGAAAGTTGTTCTTGGATTTATAGAGTTGGCTTTGGCTTTGAAATTCTTGTCAAAAGCAGATTTGGTTTCCAAAACATTCTTGCTGAAAAGAGAATTGTTCATCGTGCTTTGGATTATCATTGCGATTGGATTAGTGGTTTATTTATTTGGGAAAATCAGATTTCCTCACGATGATAAAAAACCGAAAATTAGTTTAGGAAGAAGAATTCTGGGTGTTTTCGGAATTGTGTTTGTAGCGTATTTGATTCAAGGATTGATTCCATCAGAAAAACCAAAATTACAATTGCTAAGTGGGATTTTACCGCCATTAAACGTGAGTTATTTCCACGAAGAGAAAGACGGAATTCTTGGCTTAAAGCCTTATCATAATTATTTTGAAGCGATAGAAGTAGCTAAGAAAGAAAACAAGCCTGTTTTGATTGATTTCACTGGTTATGGTTGCGAAAATTGCCGAAAAATGGAGGAATTTGTCTGGAGTCAGGATGATATTTTACCGATTCTTCAAAACGATGTGATTATCGCTTCAGTCTATGTGGATGACAAAGAAGAGCTGCCGGAAAATGAACAGATCAAAATCGATATGGGCGAAGGTCAAATGAAGAAAGTGAAAACTATTGGCGACAA
- a CDS encoding flagellar motor protein MotB encodes MRLFKILTITAVGLSLASCVSKKQFDALNLNYKQCIEDAGERMRQIQDLKGENSSLKGQNDLLVGQNNALKSSLDACLSNAGKGSANIDKLVGEINASNAYIKQLISGKSKNDSLNLALSNKLKRSLDNVADQDVDVKVLKGVVLISLSDKMLYQVGKYDIQPAAADVLAKVAKVINDYDTYSVLIEGNTDNTPLNSANAPRDNWDLSALRATAVAKVLQNQFGVNPNRITAGGRSEYNPKTTNASVSGRGENRRTEIIIMPKLDEFMKLMDIAPVKK; translated from the coding sequence ATGAGATTATTTAAAATTTTGACCATTACAGCCGTGGGACTTTCCCTTGCTTCTTGTGTCAGCAAAAAACAATTCGATGCACTTAATCTGAACTACAAACAATGTATAGAAGATGCGGGTGAAAGAATGCGCCAAATCCAAGATTTGAAAGGAGAAAACTCTTCTTTGAAAGGTCAGAATGACTTGCTAGTTGGACAAAACAACGCTCTTAAATCCAGTTTGGATGCTTGTTTATCTAACGCAGGAAAAGGTTCTGCGAACATTGATAAATTAGTTGGAGAAATCAACGCTTCCAATGCTTACATCAAGCAATTGATTTCTGGAAAAAGTAAAAACGACAGTTTGAATTTGGCTTTATCTAACAAGTTAAAACGTTCTCTTGATAATGTAGCTGACCAAGATGTAGATGTGAAAGTTCTAAAAGGTGTGGTATTGATTTCATTATCAGACAAAATGCTTTACCAAGTTGGAAAATATGACATCCAACCAGCTGCAGCAGATGTTTTAGCGAAAGTTGCTAAAGTAATCAACGATTACGATACTTATAGTGTTTTGATTGAAGGTAACACAGATAACACGCCATTGAACAGTGCCAACGCGCCAAGAGACAACTGGGATCTTTCCGCATTGAGAGCGACTGCCGTTGCCAAAGTTCTTCAAAATCAGTTTGGTGTGAATCCTAACAGAATCACGGCTGGTGGTAGATCCGAGTACAACCCTAAAACGACAAACGCATCAGTTTCCGGACGTGGAGAAAACCGTAGAACGGAAATTATCATTATGCCAAAATTGGATGAGTTTATGAAGTTGATGGACATTGCTCCAGTAAAAAAATAA
- a CDS encoding TonB-dependent receptor plug domain-containing protein encodes MANATEIQEVVFQKKGIRKTNDLTSVEISVKEAREVASLGGGVEGLLKSLPSVNSNSELSSQIMVRGGNYDENLIYINDVELYRPFLTRNSLQEGMSIINPDMVGMINFSAGGFEPRYGDKMSSALNIYYRQPEKFELSGEASLIGGRLTTGFASKDKKFTGLVSARYRNTNLVLNTLNEDTDFNPRYMDLQTYLNYQFNEKWSLSFLGYYAKNDYQMVPKQKEVDFGSLLQPLKLTVFYNGQEDDQYKNMMGTVSVNFKPSKKWQFSLDNFAYQNREREYYSLASGYILEAFDEEGNPVAGYDAGGQIDHARNDLLVRVVGSQFRTKFSPDVNTDIEVGAKFERETIKDFTNEWQFVDSIGYSNPRDFVIPGNLDTSDLNLKYYIAGQNNITPTRISAYAQFSKKFYWGSNRIFVNGGARVQNWSYNKETLFSPRAQFAIKPNWDMDMLFRVSGGVYYQAPFYKEIKDLTGSFNSDIKAQKSYQIIIANDYEFKIGNNDNRKPFKLTTEAYYKKMENLIPYYLDNVRVRYSGKNNAEGYAYGLDARLFGQFVPGVDSWISASYARVYENIDGNGYIPRPTDQRFRFSMFYQDYMPKFPSMRVNLTLTFASGINSGTPVLFDAAGLPDYLAAYRYQKTLPSYKRVDIGLTKVFIDQKDNKASGNFWGKFKELTLGVQIFNAFNINNTIANQWISDVNSSPQLYYPVPVRLTGRFFNVKLEFKL; translated from the coding sequence GTGGCTAATGCTACAGAGATTCAGGAAGTTGTTTTCCAGAAAAAAGGAATCCGTAAAACCAATGATTTGACTTCGGTTGAGATATCTGTGAAAGAAGCGAGAGAAGTGGCTTCTTTAGGAGGTGGCGTGGAAGGCCTTTTGAAAAGTTTACCATCGGTCAATTCCAATTCCGAGTTATCTTCCCAGATTATGGTAAGAGGTGGAAATTATGATGAGAACTTAATTTACATTAATGATGTTGAGCTTTATCGTCCGTTTTTGACTCGTAACTCTTTGCAGGAAGGGATGAGTATCATCAATCCTGATATGGTAGGGATGATCAACTTTTCTGCGGGTGGGTTTGAACCGAGATATGGTGATAAAATGTCTTCTGCGCTTAATATTTATTACAGACAACCTGAGAAATTCGAACTTTCCGGAGAAGCAAGTTTGATTGGCGGACGTTTGACAACTGGTTTTGCATCAAAAGATAAAAAATTTACAGGATTAGTTTCTGCACGTTATAGAAATACCAATTTGGTTCTTAATACTCTGAATGAAGATACAGATTTCAATCCACGATATATGGATTTGCAGACCTATCTTAATTATCAGTTCAATGAAAAGTGGTCTCTGTCTTTCTTAGGTTACTATGCAAAAAACGATTATCAGATGGTTCCGAAGCAGAAAGAAGTGGATTTTGGTAGTCTTTTACAGCCTCTAAAACTGACTGTTTTCTACAACGGGCAAGAAGATGATCAGTACAAAAATATGATGGGAACGGTAAGCGTTAACTTCAAACCTAGTAAAAAATGGCAGTTCAGTTTAGATAATTTTGCTTACCAAAACAGAGAAAGAGAATACTATTCTTTGGCTTCTGGTTATATCTTGGAAGCATTTGATGAGGAAGGAAATCCTGTTGCAGGCTATGATGCAGGTGGCCAAATCGATCACGCAAGGAATGACTTATTAGTTAGAGTTGTTGGTTCTCAATTCAGAACCAAATTCTCCCCGGATGTCAATACCGATATAGAAGTTGGTGCAAAATTCGAAAGAGAAACGATTAAGGATTTCACCAATGAGTGGCAGTTTGTAGATTCTATCGGTTACAGCAATCCTAGAGATTTCGTTATTCCTGGAAATCTTGATACTTCTGATCTTAATCTTAAATATTACATCGCAGGACAAAACAATATTACACCGACAAGAATTTCTGCTTATGCTCAATTCTCTAAAAAATTCTATTGGGGAAGCAACAGAATCTTTGTTAATGGTGGAGCAAGAGTTCAGAACTGGAGTTATAATAAAGAAACCTTGTTTAGTCCAAGAGCACAATTTGCCATCAAACCTAACTGGGATATGGATATGTTGTTCCGAGTTTCCGGAGGTGTCTATTATCAGGCACCTTTCTATAAGGAGATTAAGGATCTGACAGGAAGTTTCAATTCGGATATCAAAGCTCAAAAATCTTATCAGATCATCATTGCCAACGACTATGAATTCAAGATTGGAAATAATGATAACAGAAAACCTTTCAAATTGACAACCGAAGCTTATTACAAGAAAATGGAAAATTTAATTCCATATTATCTGGATAATGTAAGAGTAAGATATTCCGGTAAAAATAATGCGGAAGGTTATGCTTATGGTTTGGATGCAAGATTATTCGGGCAGTTTGTTCCGGGAGTTGATTCTTGGATTTCTGCAAGCTATGCGAGAGTTTATGAAAATATTGATGGAAACGGATATATTCCTAGACCTACGGATCAGCGTTTCCGTTTTTCTATGTTCTACCAGGATTATATGCCGAAGTTTCCAAGTATGAGAGTTAATTTAACGCTGACCTTCGCCAGCGGAATTAATTCTGGAACACCGGTTTTATTTGATGCAGCAGGTTTGCCGGATTATCTGGCAGCTTACCGTTACCAGAAAACTTTACCTTCTTATAAAAGAGTTGATATTGGTCTGACGAAAGTCTTTATTGACCAAAAAGACAACAAGGCAAGTGGTAATTTCTGGGGCAAATTTAAAGAACTGACTTTAGGCGTTCAGATTTTCAATGCATTTAATATTAATAATACGATTGCCAACCAATGGATCAGTGACGTGAATTCTTCGCCACAATTGTATTATCCGGTGCCGGTTAGATTGACAGGAAGATTCTTCAATGTCAAATTGGAATTCAAATTGTAG
- a CDS encoding O-methyltransferase, whose amino-acid sequence MSYFEELDKEMDRYLEETASEEPAILKKLRKETYQKTTQPHMISGYLQGRLLSILSHIIQPKNVLEIGTFTGYAALSMAEGIPKDGKIYTIDKNEDLAYIPQKYFSESDYKDQIEFIIGDAKEEIKKLDKVWDLIFIDADKESYLEYLKLIKPNLRSGSIILIDNVLWYGKVLENNPKDKQTEQIKLVNKIIAEDSDFENLILPLRDGLHLIRKK is encoded by the coding sequence ATGAGTTATTTCGAAGAATTAGATAAAGAAATGGACAGATACTTGGAAGAAACCGCTTCCGAAGAACCTGCCATTCTCAAAAAATTAAGAAAAGAAACTTATCAGAAAACGACTCAACCACATATGATTTCCGGTTATCTTCAAGGTCGTCTTTTGAGCATTTTATCACATATTATCCAGCCAAAAAATGTTTTGGAAATCGGGACTTTTACAGGTTACGCAGCGTTGAGTATGGCAGAAGGCATACCGAAAGATGGGAAAATCTACACGATTGATAAGAATGAAGACCTAGCTTATATTCCACAAAAATACTTTTCAGAAAGTGATTACAAGGATCAAATCGAATTCATCATTGGTGATGCGAAAGAAGAAATCAAAAAACTGGATAAAGTTTGGGATTTGATTTTCATAGACGCGGACAAGGAAAGCTATCTGGAATATTTGAAACTCATCAAACCCAATCTCCGCTCGGGAAGTATCATTTTGATTGACAACGTTCTTTGGTACGGAAAAGTCCTTGAAAATAATCCGAAAGATAAACAAACAGAGCAAATCAAACTCGTGAATAAAATCATCGCCGAAGATTCTGATTTCGAAAATCTAATCTTACCTTTGCGAGACGGATTACACTTGATTAGAAAGAAATAA
- a CDS encoding C40 family peptidase has protein sequence MNKGICNVSIAPLRADSSDKSEIVSQLLYGESADIIEVKDNWTKIITHYDNYEAWMDTKQISPVSDELITSRKRNLVKEPFQSTMTESGKVLLSMGSEVNFETTAPTRGRDLSESIVNCAKEFLNVPYLWGGKSFFGIDCSGFTQIIYKIHGIKIPRDTYQQAELGEALTFIEEAKPGDLAFFENSEGRIIHVGFILADQKIIHAHGKVRIDSLDSTGIFNKDQNKHTHKLRFIRSYF, from the coding sequence ATGAATAAAGGCATTTGCAATGTTTCCATCGCGCCACTGAGAGCAGACAGTTCTGACAAAAGCGAAATCGTATCCCAACTACTTTACGGTGAGTCTGCGGATATCATCGAGGTTAAAGATAATTGGACCAAAATCATAACGCATTATGATAATTACGAAGCGTGGATGGACACAAAACAAATTTCGCCTGTTTCTGATGAATTAATAACATCAAGAAAAAGAAATCTTGTGAAAGAACCTTTCCAATCTACAATGACGGAAAGTGGAAAAGTACTTTTATCAATGGGTTCTGAAGTTAATTTTGAAACGACTGCGCCGACTCGCGGACGTGACCTCAGCGAAAGTATTGTAAATTGTGCTAAAGAGTTTCTAAATGTTCCTTATTTGTGGGGCGGAAAAAGCTTTTTCGGAATCGATTGCAGTGGTTTTACGCAAATTATTTATAAAATACACGGCATCAAAATACCAAGAGATACTTATCAGCAGGCAGAACTCGGAGAGGCATTAACTTTTATCGAAGAAGCAAAACCAGGCGATTTGGCATTTTTTGAAAATTCTGAGGGAAGGATTATCCACGTCGGCTTTATTCTGGCAGACCAAAAAATCATCCACGCTCACGGAAAAGTGAGAATTGACAGTTTAGATTCCACTGGGATCTTCAATAAAGACCAAAATAAGCATACCCATAAATTGAGATTCATCAGGTCTTATTTTTAA